GGTGCGTCACTGGGACTGGCCCCGGAGGGCACCCAGGGCGACGACCTGCCGCAGTGGAAGGGCGTCGACGTCGGATCGCCGTTCGACTATCCGAGGCAGGGCATTCTCTATGTCGCCAAGCATCTGTCACGTCCCGCGCGGGACGGCGACCGTGCGGACATGCTGGACGAGCTCACGGAGCTGATCCAGGCGGCCGGCGGTCGGACGCTCGGGCTGTTCTCGTCGATGCGGGCCGCCCAGCTGGCGGCGGAGGAGCTGCGCGTCCGTATCCCCGAGTACCCGATCCTGCTGCAGGGCGAGGAAACACTCGGAGAGCTGATCAAGGGCTTCGCGGCCGACCCGAAGACATGTCTCTTCGGCACCCTCTCGCTCTGGCAGGGCGTGGACGTGCCAGGTCCCAGCTGTCAGCTGGTCGTGATGGACAAGATCCCGTTTCCCCGGCCCGACGACCCGCTGATGAGCGCACGCCAGAAGGCCGTCGAGGAGGCCGGCGGCAATGGCTTCATGGCCGTCGCCGCCACGCACGCGGCCCTGCTGATGGCACAGGGCGCCGGCCGCCTCGTCCGGGCGCAGGGTGATCGCGGTGTGGTCGCCGTACTGGACCAGCGGCTCGCGACCGCGCGGTACGGCAGCTATCTGAAGGCCTCACTGCCCGACTTCTGGTACACGACGGACCGCAACCAGGTCCGTAGATCGCTCGCTGCGATCGACAGTGCCGCCAAGGCGAGGGAAGAGGCGGAGAAGCAGGAACATGTGGTCGAAGCGGAGGCATGACGAACGGCCGGTGGCATGACGAACGGCCGGTGGCCTGTCCCCACGAACCATGGGGACAGGCCACCGGCCGTCATGCGCACGGGCTCGGCTTCGGGCCGCGAGGCTTCGGCGGACCCTGGACAGCCCAGGGCCCCGGAACCGGCGCAGTGGATTCCGGGGCCCGGATCAGGGGCGGGGACGGGCACGGGCGACCGTCCGCCGCTGGTGTCAGACGCGGCGCAGGACGGCCACCACCTTGCCGAGGATGGTCGCGTCGTCACCCGGGATGGGCTCGTAGGCGGCATTGTGCGGGAGCAGCCAGACATGGCCGTCCTCGCGCTTGAAGCGCTTGACCGTGGCCTCGCCGTCCAGCATGGCGGCCACGATGTCGCCGTTCTCGGCGACGGGCTGACGGCGGACCGTCACCCAGTCCCCGTCACAGATGGCGGCCTCGATCATGGAGTCGCCCACGACCTTCAGGACGAAGAGTTCACCGTCGCCCACCAACTGGCGGGGGAGTGGGAACACGTCCTCGACGGACTCCTCGGCGAGGATCGGGCCACCGGCGGCGATCCGGCCGACGAGCGGCACGTACGAAGCGGCCGGCTTGCCCGCCGTGTCCGTCGGCTGGGCCGAGGCCTGGTCGGAGCCGCGGACCTCGTACGCACGAGGACGGTGCGGGTCGCGGCGCAGGAAGCCCTTGCGCTCCAGCGCCATCAGCTGGTGCGCCACGGAGGACGTACTGGACAGGCCGACAGCCTGGCCGATCTCCCGCATCGACGGCGGGTATCCGCGCCGCTGCACCGAGTCCCGGATCACCTCGATGACTCGGCGCTGCCGGTCGGTGAGCCCGGAGCTGTCCGCCCTGATGCCTGGAGGTCGGCCGGGCAGGGCGCGCTTGGGCCCTTCATGGTTCGTGGCTTCGTTCATCGCATGCACCGGCTCGAGTCGGCTCTGGGAGCGGTCCTGGGCAGTGATGGTGGCACTGTCAGCGGTGGTGGTCACGTCGGCCCCTCTCGATGGTCTCCCGTGCAGCACAACGGTAGTTGCTTTCGAAAGGTTGCGCCAAACACACGTTCGAGTGAAAAACCGTGGATTGTCTGACGTGACCATGCGTCGGGGTGTAGGGCGGCGGCTCCGGCGGACAAAAGCATTGATTCCTGTACTCTTCACCGCCGAGGCGAGGGGCCTTGTGGGCCGCTGTCGTCGCGCGGCCCAGTCTGCCATCCGGTACCTCGTCGGCCGGGTACCGGCCCCGTTCTCGTGGCGTCCCCGCCGCGCCCGCGTCCGCTCCGCGACGGTTCGGACGCGCTCCGCGACGGACTCTCCGTCTGGCACATGCCGATACGTGCGCGACACGCGCGCCGTAGGGGGATTTACGTGCCAAGCCCTACATCTAGTGCTTGGATTGCCGCAACGGCCCAGAAGTTGTGGTCCCCCGGGTCCTCGGGCTCAAGGTCATCCCCTATGCTTGGGGCTGCTTCCGCGGGGCCCAAGTGGCTCGTGGGGCCTATTGAGTCGTGCTGTGAGGAGGGTTGGAGTTATGCACTGTCCCTTCTGCAGGCACCCCGACAGCCGCGTCGTCGACAGTCGTACGACGGACGACGGCACGTCGATCCGCAGGCGCCGCCAGTGTCCCGACTGCTCCCGTCGTTTCACGACGGTGGAGACGTGCTCGCTGATGGTGGTCAAGAGGTCCGGCGTGACCGAGCCCTTCAGTCGTACCAAGGTCATCAATGGCGTCCGCAAGGCATGCCAGGGCAGGCCTGTCACCGAGGACGCGCTCGCCCAACTCGGCCAACGGGTCGAGGAGGCGGTGCGCGCGACCGGAAGCGCCGAGCTGACCACCCACGACGTGGGGCTGGCCATACTCGGCCCCTTGCAGGAACTCGACCTCGTCGCCTACCTGCGGTTCGCGAGCGTCTACCGGGCGTTCGACTCGCTGGAGGACTTCGAGGCCGCGATCGCGGAACTCAGGGAAGAGCAGGGGAAGCGCCCCGACGCGAACGACGAGGGCGTCGTGAGCGTGGTCGAGGGGCGCGTGGAGGGTGACCGCGGGTCCGGAGGGGCCGCGCAGGTCCCGGTGCCCGCCAACGCCGCCGACTGACGGCGGGCCGCCCCGCCGGACCAGTGGGTCCGGACGACGGGCGGCGATCCAGACCTGTCGCGAACGGCTGTGTCAGCCGGGTCGCGACACAAGACAGAACACCGTGTCACGGGAACATCGTGGCACTTCAGGGCGTTTTCGCCCGTACAGGGAGGCGGCATGACAGAGACGGCGAGCGGTCCGGCACGGAGTTCCCGCGCCAAGGGCACCAAGGCGAGCAAGGGCCTGCGTATCGAGCGCATCCACACCACCCCCGGCGTGCACCCGTACGACGAGGTGGTCTGGGAGCGGCGTGACGTCGTCATGACCAACTGGCGCGACGGCTCGGTCAACTTCGAGCAGCGCGGCGTCGAGTTCCCCGACTTCTGGTCGGTGAACGCGGTCAACATCGTCACCAGCAAGTACTTCCGTGGTGCCGTGGGCACCCCGCAGCGCGAGACCGGCCTCAAGCAGCTGATCGACCGCATCGTGAAGACGTACACGAAGGCCGGCGAGGACAACAAGTACTTCGCCTCGCCCGCCGATGCCGAGATCTTCGAGCACGAACTGGCGTACGCCCTCCTGCACCAGATCTTCAGCTTCAACAGCCCCGTGTGGTTCAACGTGGGCACCCCGCAGCCCCAGCAGGTCTCCGCCTGCTTCATCCTGTCCGTCGACGACTCCATGGAGTCGATCCTCGACTGGTACAAGGAAGAGGGCATGATCTTCAAGGGCGGCTCCGGCGCCGGCCTGAACCTCTCCCGCATCCGCTCCTCCAAGGAGCTGCTCTCCTCCGGCGGCAACGCCTCCGGTCCCGTCTCCTTCATGCGGGGCGCCGACGCCTCCGCAGGAACGATCAAGTCGGGCGGCGCCACCCGCCGCGCCGCCAAGATGGTCGTCCTGGACGTGGACCACCCGGACGTCGAGGACTTCATCGCCACCAAGGTGAAGGAGGAGGAGAAGATCCGCGCCCTGCGCGACGCGGGCTTCGACATGGACCTGGGCGGCGACGACATCACGTCCGTCCAGTACCAGAACGCCAACAACTCGGTCCGGGTGAACGACGAGTTCATGACGGCCGTGGAGAACGGCACCGAGTTCGGCCTGCGCGCCCGGATGACCGGCGAGGTCATCGAGAAGGTCGACGCCAAGGCGCTGTTCCGCAAGCTCGCCGAGGCCGCGTGGGCCTGCGCCGACCCGGGCATCCAGTACGACGGTGTGATCAACAA
This genomic stretch from Streptomyces deccanensis harbors:
- the lexA gene encoding transcriptional repressor LexA; protein product: MTTTADSATITAQDRSQSRLEPVHAMNEATNHEGPKRALPGRPPGIRADSSGLTDRQRRVIEVIRDSVQRRGYPPSMREIGQAVGLSSTSSVAHQLMALERKGFLRRDPHRPRAYEVRGSDQASAQPTDTAGKPAASYVPLVGRIAAGGPILAEESVEDVFPLPRQLVGDGELFVLKVVGDSMIEAAICDGDWVTVRRQPVAENGDIVAAMLDGEATVKRFKREDGHVWLLPHNAAYEPIPGDDATILGKVVAVLRRV
- the nrdR gene encoding transcriptional regulator NrdR, with product MHCPFCRHPDSRVVDSRTTDDGTSIRRRRQCPDCSRRFTTVETCSLMVVKRSGVTEPFSRTKVINGVRKACQGRPVTEDALAQLGQRVEEAVRATGSAELTTHDVGLAILGPLQELDLVAYLRFASVYRAFDSLEDFEAAIAELREEQGKRPDANDEGVVSVVEGRVEGDRGSGGAAQVPVPANAAD